A single genomic interval of Mycolicibacterium holsaticum DSM 44478 = JCM 12374 harbors:
- the fdxA gene encoding ferredoxin — protein sequence MTYTIAEPCVDVKDKACIEECPVDCIYEGARMLYIHPDECVDCGACEPVCPVEAIYYEDDVPDQWSEYTQINADFFVELGSPGGASKVGMTENDPQVVKDLPPQGED from the coding sequence GTGACGTACACGATTGCCGAACCCTGCGTCGACGTCAAAGACAAGGCGTGCATCGAGGAATGCCCTGTCGACTGCATCTACGAGGGCGCACGCATGCTGTACATCCATCCGGACGAATGCGTCGACTGCGGCGCATGCGAGCCGGTCTGCCCGGTCGAGGCCATCTACTACGAAGATGATGTGCCCGACCAGTGGAGCGAGTACACCCAGATCAACGCCGACTTCTTCGTCGAGCTGGGATCGCCCGGCGGCGCGTCCAAAGTCGGTATGACCGAGAACGACCCGCAGGTCGTCAAGGATCTGC